The genomic interval GAAAACAGAGCTTTGTCTTTGAGTTTGAATGAGTTGAAATGTCACCAACATTTATAACTGCAGAATGGAGATTAATTTTAGCTGATGGTACATTAAAAACACACATAAGTATTTTAATCATTAAGTCAATGAAATCACACAGATGAATTGCTGACGTGTTTccataccagaaaaaaaaaacaaaaaaacaaaaccaaaaaaaacccagaacaccCCAACACGTTTCTCATCTCAAATGATATTacaaaaacacagtaaaaactCCAGCACCCTTGAGATGTTATCAAAACCCATACGATTTCTTCAAGATCCAAACTCTGCCACTGCTAGCTACCTGTTCTTACGGCTGCAATTACACTTGTagcaaaatgctgcttcttAAGGGGAAGTCAATCTTCCGAAAGACTTCAGAAGGTAAACAGAGACCCGAGTTGggagaggaaacagaaatacaaGTTTATACATTGTAACTCGTGTGGAAAGAGCCTTTCGCTGCAGCTACATCGCTGTAACTCAGGCctcagctcttctccagcacagcaTCATTAAACCATCCCTGAATTGTGCGATTGGAGTAACAAATACTTCTGTGACCGGTGTGGCTGCAACCTGCTCGGTTCTTGCCAGCTCCAGACCTCACCCTCCCACACAACTTTTTGCTCAGAGGTCAAACTGTTTCTGTGCCTGCGCTCGAGTCTTGCTGAACGTTTTCCATCCTGCTACAAATCCCTGAACCGCACCGGGGTTGGAtgtgagcagggacaccccGAGTCCTGAGAAAAAGGCTAACGCAGTGCAGCAACGGGCCCTGGAGCGCATCCGCTTTTTCTGAGGGGAAATCTCCTTCCCCAGAGGAGAGCCGAGGGCCTTTGCTACAGACATTGCCACGGCTCTCCTGGAGCGGTCCGCTCCCTCCCTCGCCTCCCTGCCTCAAAACCCGGTGGCCCCTCGCCCTCCTGGGAGGGTCCTGCCCCCGGGACCTGCCCCTGATATCCCCCggtaacccccccccccccccccggtacCTGACCCCGGTACCGGCCCAGATCTGAGGCAGCTCCGTTCCCGCCGAGGCCGCGGTTCCCCCTCACGTacagcgccccctggcggccaCACGGCCCCCTTGCCCGCCGCCTCTCCCCGCGCATCCGCTGCCCCCGCGCTGTCTCCGgtcccggccccgccgccctcAGGTGCCTCCCGCACCGCCCGCCCTCACGCACGCCGCCAGCGCAGTTACCCTGTGGCCGCAGAGCTCCCACAGTCGCGGGAGGCGCGGAAACTTGCCCCGGGGCGGGGGTTTCTTCCCTGGGAGAAACAAGCGGAGCCGCTGCCgtgccttgccttgccttgcccggggtaggggggggggggaagcgcGCACCGCCCCCGACCACCGGCCGGGCCGCGCAGGGAAACGCGCTGCAAAAACCCCTGGCACCGCCGGGAGAGGCGGGAGAGCACTGCTGTGTCCGGGGGCAAGGGGCCGTCGGCACCTTCGGGCAGTGGGGAGCCTTCGTTCCCTGGCTGGCTGAGCAGGGCGGGCTGCTTACAGcgaaccaaaaaaaaaaaaaaaaaaaaaaaaaaaaaccaaaccaaagaacCAAAGCGGGGGCAGTGCAAAAGATAACGGCGCAGCGGAGCGCCGGCACCGGCTGGCGTGAGGTCGGCAACAGCCCGAGCGCCCCGACGGCGCCCGCCGCCCTCCCCCCCCGCTCCCTGCTCCGGCCACCCCCGCCCCGCCCCATCCCGACCCGCCGCGCCGGGGGGCTCCGCCATAAATACGGCCCGGAGTGGCGCTCCGGGAGCGGCGCGGCTGGCAAGGGGGTCGGCGGCAGGAGCAGCCAGCGCTGGGGGCTTCTCCCGGGAGAGGGTGCGAGGACCTCTGCTCCGTGCACCCGCCCGGCCGGTGGCTGCCGCTGAACAGCCCGAACGAAGCCCCCTCTCTTCTGATCCCGTCAGTGACCCCCTCTGGCCCCGCTGCCCCCATGGACTTACTGGGCCCCATGGAGATGACGGAgggctccctctgctccttcacGACCGCCGATGACTTCTACGATGACCCCTGTTTCAACACCTCGGACATGCACTTCTTTGAGGACCTGGACCCCCGTCTGGTGCACGTGGGGGGCCTGCTGAAGCCTGAGGAGCACCCGCACCACCACGGGCACCACCACGGGCACCCGCACGAGGAAGAGCACGTCCGAGCACCCAGCGGGCACCACCAGGCTGGGCGCTGCCTGCTGTGGGCCTGCAAGGCTTGCAAGAGGAAGACCACCAACGCCGACCGCCGTAAGGCCGCCACCATGAGGGAGCGGCGGCGGCTCAGCAAGGTCAACGAGGCCTTCGAGACCCTCAAGCGCTGCACCTCCACCAACCCCAACCAGCGCCTGCCCAAGGTGGAGATCCTGCGCAACGCCATCCGCTACATCGAGAGCCTGCAGGCCCTGCTGCGGGAGCAGGAGGATGCCTACTACCCAGTGCTGGAGCACTACAGCGGGGAATCGGATGCCTCCAGCCCCCGCTCCAACTGCTCCGATGGCATGGTGAGTGCCCCAGGGAGGACACCCTGCCACCGAGGCACCTCAGACACTGTCAGTCCAAAACTGTGCAGGGCAAGACACCTCTTCCTACCTTTCCCGTAGTAGCTGCCTTCCGTACCTCTCCAGGCAGAAGACAGAGTCCTTTCTCAAGCCTCGAGTGGGGTCCCCGCATGTCAGGATCTCTGGAATagaaggaaaaattctttacacGCTTTTTCCCCCTGGGATGTTAAGTCAGACAGGTCCCTCAGTGTTCCCCAGGGGAGCtagggcagagctgctggaagagcACTTTGGGAAGAGGCCTGGAATGGGTGCCTGGGGGCATGGTGGGGGCTGAGCCCTGCCTGTGCTCCCATAGCTCCTGGGGATGTTTCCATCTTCTGCTGTATCATTGCCTTTGAATTCTGCCTAAGGACAGCAGAAAGGAAGGTCCCCGTCCCCAGGTCATGGTAGTTACAGGGCAAGagtctgggttttgttttctgccattCCTCATGGTAACAGAATGAGGGTCTAAGCAACAGGAgttatttttcttgtcctttaagaaaaaggtttttctcctctccttcataCTCTCCACAGACGTACACTGGCAGTAGGAAGGAGATCTTTCAATCCTGTTTGTATGATatgggaaggggagaagaagggTGGATGGCAGAGAGGATGTCTCATCACCCCATCTTTTCACTGGGACTATAGCCTTGAGCTCTGGTCtgacttgggggtggtgggacATGGTGTGACATGGTGACTGGCACACAGGACAGTTGTCTGGGACAGGATCTTGGCAGCACTTtaatatcagatttttttctgtgctctggtgGAGATATTCACTACAGAGTTGAATATCTGTGAATATGAGATAGTTTGCAGATTGGAGAGACATTTTACAGAAATGAGTCCTCCTCAAAAGACAGCCTTTTTTGTCAAAAAGAGTAATTTCATTGTGGATTAaggtactggaaaaaaatatactggTCCATGTTTTGGAGCTTTTCCTGGGCAAAAtggaaatgggaagaaaaactgTAGGAAATAGAAAGGGACAAAGGCAGGACAGAGGCTCTTAAGAAGGAAATCATGTTTggaaaaacattcaaaaattAAATGGTGAAAAGACTCATTCCCCTCTAGTGTCCCCACTGTAAACTGAAGATACGTGTAGGGCAGTATCTGATGGGAAGACAATCCTCATCTCCTTTGTAAAGctaaaaatgatattttttttctttggaacagCTGTGCCACATAAAACATTCTGGGATGAATCCCCTTCTAGCTAAGTTCTGCCTCGTTCAAAGAAACCACAACTTGATGGTATTTCAGCCAGGACTGGAATGACACCACACACTAGGGACCAATCCATAAGATGGAATTTACTGGGATTTCAGTAAATGCTGTCCCCAACCACAGACCTCACTCAGATTGCTCTCCTTTGCAGATGGAGTACAGTggccctccctgcagctctcgTAGAAGAAACAGCTATGACAGCAGCTACTATACAGAGTCACCAAACGGTGAGTGTGCCCTGACTGCTGGAGCCAGCAAGCCTATCCATGGCTTCTCCATTCCCAGTTGTTTAGCTGACTCCAGCTTGCCTGAAAGAAGAATCTGCCTTTTTGGCCAGCAAGCTATTCATGGTAATAGAAGCACTGGGTTTCCTCTAGATATATTTGCAAACAAGGGGATATGTTATAGCTGCATTTCCTATTTTGCAAATATATCGTGTGGGTAAGAATTTATTTCTCCCTGCAActaattttcagtgttttactgTGCTTTGCATGAATACTCCTCTCTTGTTGATCCCAACTGCAGATTGATTTCAAATCTTGCCTTCCCTTTCTGTGCACTGAAGTGAAGCCCTGGATCCACCAAAAGCAGCACAATTTGGTTGGGTCTCTCTTCCATTTTGCAAATTGCAATCTCTTTTCTGATAACTGGCATCCTTCACCAATACTCATTTCCTCTGGATCTTTACATGCTCTCAGATACGTACTGCTTGCCACTTACTGCAGTTTTATGAAAGAACTACATTCTACTGATGTTGATAAACTGATCAgctttttgtctgctttttagATCCAAAGCATGGGAAGAGTTCTGTTGTTTCCAGCCTCGATTGCCTCTCCAGCATCGTAGAGAGGATTTCCACAGATAACTCCCCATGTGCTGCACTGCCTCCAGTGGAAACTGTTGCTGAAGGGAGTCCCTGTTCTCCCCCAGAAGGAGCAAGCCTGAATGATAGTGGAGCCCAAATCCCTTCTCCCACCAGCTGCACCCCACTTCCCCAGGATaacagcagtagcagcagcaacCCTATCTACCAAGTACTATAAAGGCAAGTCCAGCTGGaatgcacttaaaaaaattgaTCCTTTCAGCCACACTCCAAGATCTGCCTTCTAAGACTGAAAAGACTTCTCAAGACTTGttccagttttaaaatatcactCAAAATTCCTTCAAATATATAACTTTTCAAACCTGTATTACTTCAAATTACACCTAGTTATTTATTGGTTGTTAAACTGAAGTTATTTAATACGCCTAGAGTTAAAATTGTATACCATGAAATGGCCAATATTTAATCTGGGCTTTGGGGAATATGAACCTGGCTCTTGAGTGCAGAGGAAAATAGAAATCTACAACAGCAGTGACATGACAGATCTTTCTTGTTACTCCTGTTCTGGCCAAAATAAGGTTGCGGACcattttttataaacttttttgTATAATTGTAAATAAGAGTTGCTTTGCAAAAAAAGGggggtaaaaaagaaaaaggagaaaaaaaagaaaaaaggaaaaaatcaaaaacaaaatgggaaaaaatatttaatattgcTTGGTTTGTTGTGTCAAACTTTaactttatatatttatactaCGTGGTTGCCAAGAATGTTTTCAACAGTATCTAAATAAAGACCCTTATTTATAAAATCTGTGGCATTATCTTGACTTTCATTAGGGCTTCTAGAATTACCAGTGCATTTAGGAGTGGTATCAAGCTCACTGCCTTGGCAGGAAGAAGATACAGGCTCTGATTCAGCAAAGAAACCAAGAACATGAATCAATTATTTTGTACAATTATGTTGCTGAAAAGGGGTCTAAATCAAGTCTAGCACAACACAGGTCACCATTAGGGAGATCTCTAAGGTAGATAAGtgtatttctcttcctcccccccaaaGTTTATAATTATAGGACTTGATCTTACAAAGATGGGTCAGAACTAAGAATCACAATAAATTAGACTCCCCAGATTCCACTGCAGCTACCAAAACCTGAAGTCATATCACAAGACCAGGTACTACATTCTTGAAGGAATATtcagtttttttcattcaagTTCTAATTTTCAAGTGTTGGTACCATGTTAATAAATTTTCAGGTATAAGAAACTAacacaaaggatttttttttgttataaaattCAAGGTATACATCACAGTTTTCCTCAAGTTCAGGTTGGAATTTATGCCAAAGATAGGCAGTGTTAATTTGGATTTGAACTTTACACATCTCTGGCAGCACCACTCCAGGGATTTACTTCTTGTTTAGAGCCTCTCTAAAAATAACTATTGGGCTATGCTTCATTCAGTATATATGTGTAACCTTGTAAGCTTGCCATGAAACTCAAAAATGTTAAGCCCTGAGCAGGTTGTCATTGGTAAGTAACCATCAGggcatttctgtgcttttaaacaAGAATAACCAGCAGCTACAGCCAATGTGAAACATCCCATTTCTTGTCCTAACTCTGTGATTTGTAGACTTTGTTAAAGCAtcagagtaaaaataaattttaaaatttacaaaacTTCCCCACAATCCTTAAAACCAACCCAGATATCAGCTCTTAAAACTATGACAGATCAGTCATTGTATTCTCTTCTAGGTGACAGAGAGGAGATTTGTGCAGCTCTTACCTCTTaagcaggaaaaagagggaaCAGCTAATTCCATGGGAATGCTTCCCACTCCTTCAGTCACAGGGTCTTGGAGATGAATGCTCCATGGAGAGGACAGGAGTAGTGAGTGACCTTGTGTCAAGCAGAGCAACAAActtgcttctccttcctcctggggCAGAGGTGTGCTCCAAGCTTGCTGTCTTATCCAAAGGCAGGGAAGGTAGCAGCTGTGGGGATTCCTTCCTCACCCATGCTCTTGTGACCACAGTGGATGCTAAAGGGGCTTTGAGGCACAGAACCACTCTGGGGAGCAGGCCAGGCTCCCACAGATCAGAGGGGACTTGAAGGCAGAACTGGCTCCTCAACATCTTCATCAAAGTCCAACTTTGAGTCTCATTGATCTCACTGTGGACAGAGAACAGTCCAGTCCATAAGAGTTCAACTTACCCCTTTTGCtttcccattaaaaataaacactaaaTTAACTTGAGACTGTGCTAATTCACATTAGCATGAATCAGGAGGGTCCCTACCAAAGTCAGAAAAACGCCCCAGGTTAGTGTGAAGCCTATTACCACTAatttaaaacaagtaaaaagaGACAGAGCCTCACCAACCTATGCCTCACACACCCACAGTAACATTTTTACTGACACTTGACCAGGCCCACAATTCAAAAgatcaaaatacatttttgtgaaATAGCATAGACTTTGCCATCCCCACACCCTGAAGCTGGTaaaagtattaattttactGTCATGTAAAGAgcaccaaaaatattttaccagCTTAGGCACTACAGAGACTGTACACACACTGGCAGCATGCAGTCCATGCTCACTGCAGCACCCCATTTCTCCAAGACACAATAAGTTATACCTGGCTGTGAagctggcacagcacagtggaCATGGGGCACTTGTGCTCAACAATGTACATGCAGTTCCATGTGAAGTCATGTATATTGCATTTCATGGATTTATTTTAGCAACCCGAGTTTCCACATACTGATGTTAATGTTACAACAGAGAACAAGCATTTAGCACATCCAAAAATAGAAGGATAGAtggatgcagaagaaaaaaacattcacagATTTCCTGCACAGAGCCCATCTTTTCCCCATTGATGTGAGTGAGAAAAGTTCACTAGAGTAAGGCCAAAGGGTGTCAGTGCTGATAAATACACATTAAGGTAacaactgtatttattttttagcttacagaaggaaaatatattcCCTGTCCAATTTCTTCCTATTTCCAAAGGAagagatttaaaacaaatgccTGAAGATACTTCCTTGTGTATGAAGAGGACAGTGTGATACTGACAGAAGTCTGTCCCAGTCTATGAGCACATATTTTCAAGATGGAAATGTCTGGATTCAGAACTTTGGTTTACTTCCAGCAGTGGCAGGGAACATAATTCAGGACTGATGCAACAAACAAACTACAAACTCTAGTTCTTATATTTGTCTCCTGAAGGTGTATTTAGGGCTGAGCCTTCAAGAAAATCTGCAGTCTGATCTGGTCTACAGAGACACTGCAGCATGGGCCACAGAACAAAAGGCTGAAGCCATCAGTATATAGCACACAGGGTCCAGTTCAATATCCATAGAATCACTGACCCATTTCTATCACAACCCCTCCAGATACGCTGAACCCCCTGGCACAACCACACCACAGGCATTACAGCTTGCCTGGTCTTGAGAAGACAAATCAGAAACTATTCCCATATCAATGCTGAAAATCTACAGCATTTCCAAATGCATAGCTGAGAGAGCCTGTGATAGTAGAAGATGGTGTGAAGGTCATTTTGCATAACTTGCATGCAGCAATCTTGGCTTTCCTAACAATAGGTGAAGCAGCCTTCACACAGTGTGCAAACCTTTGGCAACACAATCTCCATTCAGCACGTGTGAGTGAGTGTGGGATGAAGAAAATAGACTCACAAGTCCTGGAAATCATctcaggaggcagagctgagtACCTCATTAAGCACTACTTACTACTGCTTCTCAGCTCACCATCCCTCAGCCTTTCAAAATCACTTGTTTTCCAGTAAATCTGTTGAACAGTCATGGCTTTCTCTCCTTGATCTATGCAGGATGTTCCCTGCTCAGAGAGTTTGTTGCACGACTGCAGATGTCATTAAGTGGAAAACAATGGCTCTCCTTTCAATATTGGAGGTTTCAGGGCTAAAGAGGGTGAGAATGGTCCCTAGTGTAATACAGAAGAGCTTCCAGACAGTCCTCTCCCACACAGGTCCCAGCAGGAATTAGGATCATATCTGACATAGGGCCAGCAGAAAGAAGGAACcaagaaattttaaaaccttATTACTGTAAGCTTATTAGTGAAAACTGACCTAGCCTGCAACCATAGGGTGATTAAAATCTTCAGGCTTTTTCCAAAAATAGTGAGTATGGCACTGAActcacattttctttccaaaatgtcAATAACTTTTATCTTCTACATGCATTTTAGCAACATCAACAAGTGTATTATTTTATCTAAGACTTGATGAAAAACCCCACACTCATCAATAGGGAGGCAAATAGTGTCTATGAAGTGTTCTactatttataaaaaatttattaaaaactcTGAGAGACAATAACCCCTGCAATCAGACTGAGAGAAGCTGTGATTGTGGTTGGgctgttgttggttttttggcttGGAGTCAGATTTGCTGAAAGGTGCAGCACAGCCACCTACTGCTGCAAGCCCATGGCTGTAAAAGGGGGGTCTCTCGATCTCAAGGGAACAgatctggagctgctggatAAAATCCTGGCACTGGTGAACCCCTCTGAACCCCTCCTCCAACCCACCTGAACTGACCTCGAGCCACTTTTTCGGTcccacagcagcatctgctggaCGAGACATAAATTACATACAAGCCTTTCTGAAACGGCCTCGGTGAATTCAACgttctttttcctcatctttctaTAAAGGAAAATTTGTTGGtggagacacagaaaaaaaaatttcacgGTCTTCAGTAAACACCAGGAGCCCCATACactagcagcagcaggaaaaacatGTTGGAAAAGCCAAATTTTTCCCTACAGAGAGTCTGCCacagaaacagagcaaaaaaaagggggaaataaaTGGTATGGGGGTTATTATACTACAGCACAGATTTTGGGGTACCAATGacttcagtaaaaaaagaaacaaaaaaggacaGATAAAATGGAAGAGCTTTGAAGGCACTGTATGAAAGCTGTGCTGTGACCAGTGGTTCAGTATGTTGCTTACCAGAAGGAAGCCAGGGCACATAGACAGGAACAGGAGATGACAGAGGGACCATGATGTGATTCTCTGGCTGCCAAGTCCCTCAGTGCTATTCAAATCATCTCAGGATGCATGGCAACCCCCACCTAACATGCAGGACAAGATGAGAAACAGTCTGACATTACACATTTGCAAAGATGATTTGAAGCCACACAAGAGAAAGATAAGAAAGAGTAGAGGTGCCATACCTAAAACTCATCTGCTCAATGCTTCCTTCCTTTCACATTGCTGCTTCACTTCTGAATCCTAAAACAAATGCTCTTGGCTGCCACAACTGAAAGACAAAACCTGGAGAATTTCTATTTTATCTGTGGCCTGGGATTTGTGTTCTGTGAGGGCAGGAGAATCCTCATGGTTCACTGAGGACTGCTGTGTGCTGAACTCTGACTGACTGCTGGGCCAGGCTGGTTTTTTCAGTGCCAGTCCATCACATTTGGGAACAAACTTCTTGCAAAACACATTAATCCAGCTTGAGACCATTTTCTCACACGTGGCTCTGTATGAAGTCAGAGGTTTCAGCTGTCACTGTGGGGCACTGAAGacaaaagttttctttttcatgggTTGATTACAGAGCAGAGCCAGTGAGCCTGTACCGGTGAAGCAAAACCTTTTTGTTGCGAATGTCTCTACTTGGTTTGCTGTCACCTGCAGGATTCCCGAGGCCGGAGCGCAGAGAATCCCCGTGCCTGTGGTACTGATCCGTGCAGTGCCCTTGGAACAACATTATCGGTACCACCAAGAGACGTGCTTGCTTTTTCGCTGTCAGACCACTGGAGGGCAgcatttctataaaaaaaagaagacgCGAACATTAGTGCAGAcgtactttttttccccataatttTTTGTATCTAACTCTCCCTTAGTCAGGATATCATTTCATACCAAGACAGCCGAAATTAATGAGCTGAGTTCCTACCTAGTGTAAATTCATCAATCTTGGTGGCAGCTGACATGGTATTGGCACCCTTATCAGCTGGAAttatcacagaaaaaacatATTCACGGCTTGCAAAGAtgcatttctgtgaaaaacaacAGAGTTTTGCACCTGTATGTCAAGGAGTCCCTGTGAGTTGCCTAAAGGTGGTGAGGATGAAGACCAGCTTAGAGCAAAGTATTTACACAACAGGGAGTCCTGTTCTTCAAATGGGACACTAAATGCTCCCATTACAGACACAAAAGCACAGGAATACAAACGTCTGCAGGGAGGAACGTGTGTCACACTGGTCACTTCATTCCTTTTGGAAAGGAAGCACGGTATGTGCTGAGCAGGCATGCTCTGTGCTCTCAGAACCTGTCCGCTACACAACTAAAGCCTTGAAGCAGCTTGCAGTGTAAAGGCAGCTGCACAAAATGTAGTCCCCAAGCACGCCTTTCAAAAGCTTCACAAATGCCAATTGAGTTAAGCAATATGCAAAAAGCAACAAAGTAATGTGCCTAATTAACAAAGCTAGACTTGAAGCCAGCCATTTTGTTTGAAGTACTTCCAAAAAGGATGTTAAATCCAAAGGCAAAGGCACCtctggaagaaataaattaacataGTGGGTTAATATTTCAAGCTCTGTGGGAGTGAACAGTGTGTATGGTGAGGGGAAGCAAAGGTAAAAATATCACAGggtgttattttgtttgtttatttgccAAGGACACTTTAGCTTTTGCCATTTATTTGTCACAGTATGCCAGAAAATATACAGGAAGACAAAAGCATGTGCATTGCATCACTGGATTTCCTAAATTTATCTTTCACTCACCTGCTTAATCTCAAGGTCAAGAGAAACAACCAAGTTGAACGAATGAATTATGGGATAGAcacattaatgaaaaataccagtgttcttttctctttagtACTATGAGCAACCATAGGTTAAAGATTCCTCCTACCATAGGACTTCTCTGGTGGCTTGTTCTGAGAATGCCCTATATATGTCTTTTGTCCCAAAAtcgggttttttttctggttcttgTAGCTAAGAACTGACTGATAGCTTTCTGGTTC from Heliangelus exortis chromosome 18, bHelExo1.hap1, whole genome shotgun sequence carries:
- the MYOD1 gene encoding myoblast determination protein 1 → MDLLGPMEMTEGSLCSFTTADDFYDDPCFNTSDMHFFEDLDPRLVHVGGLLKPEEHPHHHGHHHGHPHEEEHVRAPSGHHQAGRCLLWACKACKRKTTNADRRKAATMRERRRLSKVNEAFETLKRCTSTNPNQRLPKVEILRNAIRYIESLQALLREQEDAYYPVLEHYSGESDASSPRSNCSDGMMEYSGPPCSSRRRNSYDSSYYTESPNDPKHGKSSVVSSLDCLSSIVERISTDNSPCAALPPVETVAEGSPCSPPEGASLNDSGAQIPSPTSCTPLPQDNSSSSSNPIYQVL